From the Musa acuminata AAA Group cultivar baxijiao chromosome BXJ3-7, Cavendish_Baxijiao_AAA, whole genome shotgun sequence genome, one window contains:
- the LOC103990857 gene encoding cytokinin dehydrogenase 11, protein MMMIAYLERQQQQQQRLVPDGDVELDPDHSILRALDSDATGDVVAAAAARDFGGMVFLQPARFLRPSSADDVAGAVVLASRSSRLTVAARGNGHSVCGQAMADGGIVLDMRTLGPAMEIVRCGGTAAAVDVPAGALWAEVLSWAVRNHGMAPVSWTDYLGLTVGGTLSNGGISGQAFRHGPQVANVTELEVVTGDGERLVCSPSSASDLFFAVLGGLGQFGFITRARIPLVPAPKMVRWIRVVYGAFDEYARDAEWLVTRDDSAAFDYVEGFVFRNDASDPVSGWSSVPIPPGSAFDPARIPADSSPILYCLELALHYDHIQADNVDERAKEMLRPLRYLRGLEFAADVSYVEFLSRVGRVEEEARASGTWATPHPWLNLLVSSSDIADFDRTVFKRVLSRGIGGPMLVYPLRRSKWDKRMSVAVPDGELFYLVALLRFVTPQAGEAAVKEAVAQNQEILSHCRNKGYDFKVYIPHYESEADWARHFDGDWTRFIERKRRYDPMAILSPGQTIFSRARPPAAVAASAS, encoded by the exons GTCCCCGACGGCGATGTCGAGCTCGACCCCGACCATTCTATCCTCCGCGCACTCGATAGCGATGCCACCGGAgacgtcgtcgccgccgccgccgccagggACTTCGGCGGGATGGTTTTCTTGCAGCCTGCCCGGTTTCTCAGGCCCTCCAGTGCCGATGACGTCGCCGGCGCCGTCGTTCTCGCCTCGCGGTCCTCCCGCCTCACCGTCGCAGCTCGCGGAAACGGTCACTCCGTCTGCGGGCAGGCCATGGCCGACGGCGGCATCGTCCTCGACATGCGCACCCTCGGCCCGGCCATGGAGATCGTCCGGTGCGGAGGCACCGCCGCGGCCGTTGACGTCCCCGCCGGTGCGCTGTGGGCGGAGGTCCTGAGTTGGGCTGTCCGAAACCACGGGATGGCGCCGGTGTCGTGGACGGACTACCTGGGTCTCACGGTCGGCGGCACTCTGTCCAACGGCGGGATCAGCGGCCAGGCCTTCCGTCACGGGCCTCAGGTGGCCAACGTGACGGAGCTAGAGGTGGTAACCGGCGACGGCGAGAGACTCGTCTGCTCGCCGTCCTCGGCCTCCGACCTCTTCTTTGCTGTCTTGGGCGGGCTCGGCCAGTTCGGCTTCATCACCCGCGCTCGTATTCCCCTTGTCCCGGCGCCTAAAATG GTGAGATGGATAAGGGTGGTCTACGGGGCTTTCGACGAGTACGCTCGGGACGCCGAGTGGCTGGTGACTCGGGACGACTCGGCCGCGTTCGACTACGTGGAGGGGTTCGTGTTTCGGAACGACGCCTCGGACCCAGTGAGCGGGTGGAGCTCGGTGCCCATCCCGCCCGGCTCGGCCTTCGACCCGGCCAGAATCCCGGCCGACTCGAGCCCCATTCTTTACTGCCTCGAGCTCGCGCTCCACTACGACCACATACAGGCCGACAACGTGGACGAG CGGGCGAAGGAGATGTTGCGGCCGCTGAGGTACCTGAGGGGGCTTGAGTTCGCGGCGGACGTGAGCTACGTGGAGTTTCTGTCGCGAGTCGGACGCGTGGAGGAGGAGGCGCGCGCGAGCGGAACGTGGGCGACGCCACATCCCTGGCTCAACCTCCTCGTCTCTTCGTCGGACATCGCTGACTTCGACCGCACCGTCTTCAAGCGCGTTCTCAGCAGGGGCATCGGCGGGCCCATGCTCGTGTACCCGCTTCGCCGGAGCAA GTGGGACAAGCgaatgtcggtggcggtgcctgaCGGCGAGTTGTTCTACCTGGTGGCGCTACTGCGTTTCGTCACGCCGCAGGCGGGGGAGGCGGCGGTGAAGGAGGCGGTGGCACAGAACCAGGAGATCTTAAGCCACTGTCGGAACAAGGGCTACGACTTCAAGGTGTACATACCCCACTACGAGAGCGAGGCCGACTGGGCGCGGCACTTCGACGGGGACTGGACCCGGTTCATCGAGCGCAAGAGGCGGTACGATCCGATGGCCATTCTTTCCCCGGGACAGACCATCTTCTCCCGGGCCCGACCTCCCGCCGCCGTCGCAGCATCCGCCTCCTGA
- the LOC135643022 gene encoding uncharacterized protein LOC135643022 gives MASSSSDLGHARPEDDELASLDELYNINVVPSELFFKFRKQIEGFRVGANLEFFNLSANEFHAKLVLKPTAADRRWKFIYEPLHGDIRLLSKKIPLTKYLNLQVGIGHNFQLNATGWKWKLSTCLGGDGVSQIRNKTSVGLCPGVDLRIGWRAEYILPEIHGAVGTGEPMFNMNYGRLQASIDRVEAIITQG, from the exons ATGGCGTCTTCGAGCTCTGATTTGGGGCACGCACGGCCAGAAGACGACGAGCTGGCCTCCCTGGACGAGCTCTACAACATCAACGTCGTCCCCTCCGAGCTCTTCTTCAAGTTCCGCAAGCAAATCGAGGGTTTCCGCGTCGGCGCCAATCTCGAG TTTTTCAATTTGTCAGCTAATGAGTTCCATGCAAAGTTAGTTCTTAAGCCCACTGCTGCTGATAGGAGGTGGAAGTTCATTTATGAGCCCTTGCATGGAGATATTCGGCTGCTTTCAAAGAAGATACCTCTTACTAAATATCTGAATCTTCAG GTCGGGATTGGCCATAATTTTCAACTAAATGCAACTGGGTGGAAGTGGAAGCTTTCTACATGCTTGGGTGGAGATGGTGTTTCCCAGATTAGAAATAAAACATCAGTTGGCTTATGCCCAGGAGTTGATCTGAGGATTGGTTGGAGGGCTGAATATATCCTTCCCGAGATTCACGG GGCTGTCGGCACCGGAGAACCAATGTTTAATATGAATTATGGTCGCCTGCAAGCGTCGATTGATCGAGTGGAGGCAATAATAACTCAAGGTTAA